In the genome of Ignavibacteriales bacterium, one region contains:
- a CDS encoding helix-turn-helix domain-containing protein, protein MFDEILIAFKRELLNDVQMTIRDEFSKFKKDDENEKINSENGFLNTKEALLILKISRPTLYKLMKKGTVSYKRIGRKLLFNKKQILENLK, encoded by the coding sequence ATGTTTGATGAAATTTTAATTGCATTCAAAAGAGAATTATTAAACGATGTTCAAATGACTATTCGGGATGAATTTTCAAAGTTCAAAAAAGACGATGAGAATGAAAAAATTAATTCTGAAAATGGATTTTTGAATACGAAAGAAGCATTGTTAATTTTAAAAATTTCCAGGCCGACGCTTTACAAATTGATGAAAAAAGGAACTGTCTCTTATAAGAGAATCGGAAGAAAACTTCTTTTCAACAAAAAACAAATTTTAGAAAATCTAAAGTAA